One Setaria italica strain Yugu1 chromosome I, Setaria_italica_v2.0, whole genome shotgun sequence DNA window includes the following coding sequences:
- the LOC101774108 gene encoding probable fucosyltransferase 8 isoform X2 — MAMGTGHGGRQPLEKQRGLETKTAAAGSSAAEAKKPRRVWPAALMACFLAVTAVLLLQRWRTDASPEWLYQVERPAEDDRDIQDDMMDDMSPSPHIMYDRLLGGLLIEGFDEKSCRSRYQFARYHKSPNIPSPYLIEKLRKQEALQKKCGPGTKAYREASKQLRSGQSINMTDCNYLLLTIHAGMGNRMLEITSVFLYALLTNRILLVDRYKEIGDLFCEPFPGTSWLVPSDFPLNYGEFTQSSPESYGNMLQNKVFGDNTERSLAGTRPRYVFLYLDGNCGFHDKLFYCEDDQQFLQGVPWLIIRTDMYFVPSLFLIPAFQDELSRLFPEKDTVFHHLARYLFHPTNNVWYSVTKYYRSYLAKAEKRVGIQIRIYETKGILQRNGPFPHILNQILSCAQNQKLLPEIAMTEGAAAETQNKGAAAETQNNRTIAVLTTSLSSWYSDQIQKKYDEHPAVDGTTVEVHQPSHEEYQRSRNKKHNMKALAEIYLLSMTDELITSGFSTFGYAAQGLAGLKPWIMFRSENHMVPDPPCGRAMSIEPCFHQAPFYDCKAKRDTDLGKVLPYVRHCEDVSWGLKIVNQTQL, encoded by the exons ATGGCGATGGGGACTGGCCACGGGGGGCGGCAGCCACTGGAGAAGCAGCGGGGGCTGGAgacgaagacggcggcggccgggtcgtcTGCAGCGGAGGCGAAAAAACCGCGCCGGGTCTGGCCCGCCGCGCTGATGGCGTGCTTCCTCGCTGTCACGGCCGTCCTGCTCCTGCAGCGGTGGCGGACCGACGCCTCGCCGGAGTGGCTCTACCAAGTCGAGCGCCCCGCGGAAGACGACCGAG ATATACAAGATGATATGATGGATGATATGTCTCCATCCCCACATATTATGTATGATAGACTTCTGGGTGGCCTTCTGATTGAGGGATTTGATGAAAAATCATGTAGAAGCAGGTATCAGTTTGCACGCTATCACAAGTCACCAAACATACCTTCACCATACCTCATTGAGAAGTTAAGGAAACAAGAAGCGTTGCAGAAAAAGTGTGGTCCAGGCACCAAAGCATACAGGGAAGCCTCCAAGCAGCTGAGGTCCGGTCAGAGCATCAATATGACAGATTGCAATTATCTGTTACTGACCATCCATGCTGGCATGGGGAATCGGATGCTTGAGATCACTTCAGTGTTCCTATATGCGCTACTTACAAACAGGATTTTGCTTGTGGACCGGTATAAGGAGATTGGTGACCTTTTCTGCGAACCCTTCCCTGGAACCTCATGGTTAGTCCCTTCAGATTTCCCTCTGAACTATGGTGAGTTTACTCAGAGTAGTCCAGAAAGCTATGGCAACATGCTGCAGAATAAAGTTTTCGGTGACAATACAGAGAGATCTTTGGCTGGTACTAGACCTCGCTATGTGTTTCTCTACCTTGATGGTAACTGTGGTTTCCATGACAAACTTTTCTACTGCGAAGACGACCAACAGTTCCTGCAAGGTGTTCCATGGCTGATTATAAGAACAGACATGTACTTTGTGCCGTCCCTGTTTCTAATTCCAGCTTTCCAAGATGAACTCAGCAGGCTATTTCCAGAGAAAGATACTGTTTTCCATCACTTGGCGCGCTATCTTTTTCATCCAACAAACAATGTTTGGTATTCGGTTACAAAATACTACCGGTCCTACCTTGCCAAAGCCGAAAAAAGAGTGGGAATTCAGATCAGAATATATGAAACCAAGGGCATCTTGCAAAGAAATGGCCCGTTCCCACACATTTTGAATCAGATCCTTTCATGTGCACAGAATCAGAAGCTCCTGCCAGAAATCGCCATGACAGAGGGAGCAGCAGCTGAAACTCAGAATAAGGGAGCAGCAGCTGAGACTCAGAATAACCGAACGATTGCCGTTCTAACTACTTCTTTGAGCTCTTGGTACAGTGATCAGATCCAGAAGAAGTACGATGAACACCCAGCAGTTGATGGCACTACTGTCGAAGTGCACCAGCCGAGTCACGAGGAGTACCAGAGGTCAAGGAATAAGAAGCACAACATGAAGGCACTTGCCGAGATCTATCTACTGAGCATGACCGATGAACTAATCACCAGTGGGTTTTCCACGTTTGGGTACGCAGCTCAGGGGCTTGCTGGCCTGAAGCCATGGATCATGTTCAGGTCGGAGAACCACATGGTGCCAGACCCACCGTGCGGCCGTGCCATGTCCATTGAACCGTGCTTCCACCAGGCTCCCTTCTATGACTGCAAGGCGAAGAGGGACACTGACTTGGGCAAGGTGTTGCCTTACGTGAGGCACTGCGAGGACGTGAGCTGGGGGCTGAAGATTGTAAATCAAACTCAGTTGTAG